One window of Treponema denticola genomic DNA carries:
- a CDS encoding TOTE conflict system archaeo-eukaryotic primase domain-containing protein has translation MSDISPVVLSYLKTFSHEELIALIHSFANAHEDIRFILEEKASVQTTKNENEAAADKQQIPQTAANALVNRNSTAQEKINLYTSLFVGRQDVFALRWYNAKSNKSGYSPVCENKWKTGKCDMKKYACAACPFKLPMPLSDRYIFNHLAGKDSTCRDIVGLYPLMEGDVCRFLAFDFDSHSGSSDTWKKDAAAVCKTCAAFSIPVSVEISRSGKGAHLWIFFSENISAKQARNLGMLILQAAMNERHSLPFESFDRMFPNQDSIPKGGYGNLIALPLQGQAVKNKCSVFIDEDFIPFNDQWAYLSSVKKLSAKDLETCCIEITKVVHGFLPDGCDDSGINKTDDIAKDGTAYKISGILSNNPSNQNKQSNNPASKNVQLTQKDFSSTVHITLSNQIEITKTGISERALGIFRRTAVFLNPEYFRNLQMRLPLYNIPRYIDCSGETENALLLPRGNIDQIQKLLNDCNTPYKINDEREKGVCIEVEFTAELYEEQNAALQAMLESDIGILSAGTGFGKTVTAAALIAERKTNTIILVQTHTLLEQWKKAVKRFLNYDAGTIAAGKDMSTGIIDIAIIKSLTEKNSDAVKPRRHTYGMLIVDECHHVSAFGTENLVKSFRSKYVYGLTATPVRRDGRQKIIFMQCGQILYATTTKQMNRVQNFEHYFIPRFTNFHITAENEENSKQSIQNYYSEMIKAESRNLLIVSDVQTAVKAGRTPLVLSDRIEHLKLLKENLKDAAANVIVVTGKGTQKQKKEQLEILNKVPASESLIVLATGKYAGEGFDNPRLDTLMLAMPFSWKGTLAQYCGRLHRNFVGKEEVLIFDYVDFRLPVFDRMYRNRLKGYKQLGYTIQPVFDSGKKEDAPSKLYSANDYTTDFIQDCMDAKKSAIIYSPYLSKTEVQKFLPLVPKIISNGCKIFIMTKLHEDEGRRKKQQQYINMLKTAGAAVSAKENITQRLAIFDEKILWYGSINFLGYLEEEDCSIRICNSEIASAVEAEMEIV, from the coding sequence ATGTCCGATATATCACCCGTAGTTTTATCATATTTAAAAACGTTTTCTCATGAAGAACTTATCGCATTAATCCATTCTTTTGCAAATGCCCATGAAGATATTCGGTTTATCCTTGAAGAAAAAGCTTCCGTTCAAACGACAAAAAACGAAAACGAGGCTGCCGCAGACAAACAGCAAATACCGCAGACAGCGGCGAATGCTCTTGTTAATAGAAACAGCACGGCACAGGAAAAAATCAATTTGTATACATCTCTCTTTGTCGGCCGGCAGGATGTATTTGCCCTGCGATGGTATAATGCAAAATCAAACAAAAGCGGTTATTCGCCGGTTTGCGAAAACAAATGGAAAACGGGAAAATGCGATATGAAAAAATATGCCTGTGCAGCCTGTCCTTTTAAACTTCCCATGCCGCTTTCCGATCGGTATATTTTTAATCACCTAGCCGGAAAAGATAGCACCTGCCGCGACATTGTCGGTTTATACCCGCTTATGGAAGGAGATGTATGCCGATTTCTAGCGTTTGACTTTGATTCACACTCGGGAAGTTCCGATACATGGAAAAAAGATGCGGCCGCTGTATGTAAAACCTGTGCGGCATTTTCTATTCCCGTTTCGGTTGAAATATCACGCTCAGGGAAAGGGGCTCATCTTTGGATTTTTTTCAGTGAAAACATTAGTGCAAAACAGGCTCGCAACTTAGGGATGTTGATTTTGCAGGCCGCTATGAATGAGCGGCATTCTCTGCCGTTTGAATCATTCGACCGAATGTTCCCTAATCAAGATTCAATACCGAAAGGCGGTTATGGTAATTTAATCGCTTTGCCGCTGCAAGGACAGGCAGTAAAAAATAAGTGTTCCGTTTTCATAGATGAAGATTTTATTCCGTTCAATGATCAATGGGCCTATTTAAGTTCCGTAAAAAAATTATCGGCAAAAGATCTGGAAACATGTTGTATAGAAATTACAAAAGTCGTACATGGCTTTTTGCCGGACGGATGTGATGACAGCGGAATCAATAAAACAGACGATATTGCCAAAGACGGAACAGCATATAAAATTTCCGGAATACTGTCGAACAATCCAAGCAATCAGAACAAGCAATCAAACAATCCGGCATCGAAAAATGTACAACTTACACAAAAAGATTTTTCTTCGACGGTGCACATTACGCTTTCAAATCAAATCGAAATTACAAAAACCGGAATCTCGGAGCGGGCTCTGGGTATTTTCCGACGGACGGCGGTTTTCTTAAATCCTGAATATTTTAGAAACCTTCAAATGCGGCTTCCGTTGTATAATATCCCGCGCTATATCGATTGTTCAGGTGAAACCGAAAACGCTTTACTTTTGCCTCGCGGCAATATCGATCAGATTCAAAAATTATTAAACGATTGCAATACGCCTTACAAAATCAATGATGAACGGGAAAAAGGTGTGTGTATTGAAGTTGAGTTTACAGCAGAACTATACGAGGAGCAAAATGCGGCTTTGCAAGCTATGCTCGAATCGGATATCGGCATTTTATCTGCGGGAACGGGCTTTGGAAAAACGGTAACTGCCGCTGCTCTCATTGCGGAACGGAAAACGAATACGATCATTCTTGTGCAAACGCACACCCTTTTGGAACAGTGGAAAAAAGCCGTCAAACGATTTTTGAATTACGATGCGGGAACGATCGCCGCAGGAAAAGATATGTCTACGGGAATTATCGATATTGCAATTATTAAATCCCTTACGGAAAAAAATTCGGATGCGGTAAAACCGCGGCGGCATACATACGGTATGCTCATCGTCGACGAGTGCCATCATGTGTCGGCCTTCGGAACGGAAAATCTTGTAAAGAGCTTCCGCTCAAAATATGTATACGGATTGACCGCAACACCTGTACGCCGTGACGGCCGGCAAAAGATTATCTTTATGCAGTGCGGGCAGATTCTTTATGCAACGACTACGAAGCAGATGAACCGCGTACAAAATTTTGAGCATTATTTTATCCCGCGTTTTACGAATTTTCATATCACCGCAGAAAATGAAGAAAATTCAAAACAATCAATACAAAATTATTATTCCGAAATGATAAAAGCGGAATCACGGAATTTATTAATCGTTTCAGATGTACAAACCGCCGTCAAAGCAGGACGAACGCCGCTTGTTCTTTCCGATAGGATAGAACATTTAAAATTGCTAAAAGAAAATCTAAAAGATGCAGCTGCCAATGTCATCGTGGTTACAGGAAAAGGAACGCAAAAACAAAAAAAAGAACAGTTGGAAATACTCAACAAAGTTCCTGCCTCTGAATCGCTTATAGTGCTCGCGACAGGCAAGTATGCCGGAGAAGGCTTTGACAATCCGCGGCTTGATACACTTATGCTTGCAATGCCGTTTAGCTGGAAGGGTACGCTTGCACAATATTGCGGCCGCCTGCACAGAAATTTTGTAGGAAAAGAAGAAGTGTTGATTTTCGACTATGTCGATTTTCGTCTTCCGGTTTTCGACAGAATGTACCGGAATCGGCTTAAAGGGTATAAGCAGCTCGGTTATACAATACAGCCGGTTTTCGATTCAGGGAAGAAAGAAGACGCACCATCAAAGCTATATTCCGCCAACGACTACACAACCGATTTTATTCAAGACTGCATGGACGCAAAAAAATCGGCTATTATTTATTCACCGTACCTTTCCAAAACGGAAGTGCAAAAATTTTTACCCCTCGTACCTAAAATTATTTCAAACGGGTGCAAAATTTTTATTATGACAAAGCTGCATGAAGATGAAGGACGGCGAAAAAAGCAACAGCAGTATATTAATATGCTCAAAACGGCGGGAGCTGCAGTTTCGGCGAAAGAGAATATTACACAAAGATTAGCTATTTTTGATGAAAAAATTTTATGGTACGGCAGTATCAACTTTCTCGGATATTTGGAAGAGGAAGATTGCAGTATCCGTATCTGCAATTCGGAAATCGCATCAGCTGTAGAAGCGGAAATGGAAATAGTCTAA
- the ptsP gene encoding phosphoenolpyruvate--protein phosphotransferase, with product MKKLNGLIASDGLAAGPLYCIMEQPETVIPSYSISENEIALQKSRLTGAVEKAKNELSELISSSSDVEKSENDKTGEDIISTHILMLSDTAFLDSVFADIKKTRMNAEFVLKRKLDETVAMLQTAGDEYLSARAVDIQDAFESVFVHLLKQGARDSRFTKVPKGAIIAAKLIKPSEALLVKNAGVSGIIMEEGGVTSHISIMARAWDIPMLVGVKNCMDFARTNMPAALDADGGFVLFNPSKTLIKEYESRIEKRNAEIKELLEAQKNYTERLSITTKDGVQVSVNANIAFPEEIENKFVTISNGIGLFRSEFLFLEDGKIPDEDTQFEAYKKVVEAMGKKPVIIRTFDVGADKMIDEQETLREKNPLLGWRAVRYCIERKEVFKTQIKAILRAGVFGNVFLLIPMISNIEEIIEVKKIIEECKLECTAAGKKIIEKVNVGIMVEVPSTAVVADLYAPYLDFFSIGTNDLIQYTMAADRENTKVAYLANYFEPAVLRLIKNVIDAQRFIKEQVGHLVSMCGEMASHEDAAFLLLGMGLRHFSMPAGKILKMQKFMQSVNVKDAEALYEKIKKLNSASQIKTEVQKALEKYYAEN from the coding sequence ATGAAAAAACTTAACGGACTCATAGCCTCCGACGGTTTAGCCGCCGGACCGCTATATTGTATAATGGAACAGCCTGAAACGGTGATTCCTTCTTATTCCATATCTGAAAATGAAATTGCTTTGCAAAAATCGAGATTGACCGGTGCCGTGGAAAAGGCAAAAAACGAGCTTTCGGAACTGATTTCTTCATCATCTGATGTAGAAAAAAGCGAAAACGACAAGACCGGTGAAGATATTATATCAACCCACATTCTTATGTTGTCGGATACGGCCTTTTTGGATTCCGTTTTTGCCGATATCAAAAAAACAAGGATGAATGCCGAGTTTGTTTTAAAAAGAAAATTGGACGAAACCGTTGCAATGCTGCAAACAGCCGGAGATGAATACCTTAGTGCAAGAGCTGTAGATATTCAGGATGCTTTTGAATCCGTTTTTGTTCATCTCCTTAAGCAGGGAGCAAGGGATTCCCGATTTACAAAAGTTCCAAAGGGTGCGATTATTGCAGCCAAGCTGATAAAACCCTCCGAGGCCCTCTTGGTAAAAAATGCGGGAGTGAGCGGTATAATTATGGAAGAGGGGGGTGTTACCAGCCATATTTCGATTATGGCCCGTGCCTGGGATATTCCCATGCTTGTGGGTGTAAAAAACTGTATGGATTTTGCCCGAACCAATATGCCCGCGGCTCTCGATGCGGACGGAGGCTTTGTTTTATTTAACCCTTCCAAGACTCTTATAAAAGAATATGAGAGCCGTATCGAAAAAAGAAATGCTGAAATTAAGGAACTCTTAGAAGCTCAAAAAAATTATACTGAGCGTCTTTCGATTACGACAAAGGATGGAGTTCAGGTTTCGGTAAATGCGAATATTGCCTTCCCCGAAGAAATTGAAAATAAATTTGTTACCATATCAAACGGCATAGGCCTTTTCCGTTCCGAATTTTTATTTTTAGAGGATGGTAAAATCCCAGATGAGGATACTCAGTTTGAAGCCTATAAAAAAGTTGTTGAAGCTATGGGCAAAAAGCCCGTAATTATTCGAACCTTCGATGTGGGTGCCGACAAGATGATTGATGAGCAGGAAACCTTGCGCGAAAAAAATCCCCTTCTCGGCTGGCGGGCTGTCCGTTATTGCATAGAAAGAAAAGAAGTATTTAAAACTCAAATAAAGGCTATCCTGCGGGCAGGAGTTTTCGGAAACGTTTTTCTTTTGATTCCGATGATTTCAAATATTGAAGAAATTATCGAAGTTAAAAAAATAATCGAAGAATGTAAACTTGAATGTACTGCTGCCGGAAAAAAAATAATTGAAAAGGTTAATGTAGGAATTATGGTTGAAGTTCCTTCTACGGCTGTCGTGGCCGACCTCTATGCTCCGTATTTGGATTTCTTTTCTATCGGAACAAACGATCTTATTCAATATACGATGGCGGCCGACAGGGAAAACACAAAGGTTGCTTATCTTGCAAATTATTTTGAACCGGCCGTTTTGAGGCTTATCAAAAACGTTATCGATGCACAAAGGTTTATAAAAGAACAGGTAGGGCATTTGGTTTCTATGTGCGGAGAAATGGCCTCGCATGAAGATGCCGCCTTTTTACTTTTAGGAATGGGTTTGAGACATTTCAGTATGCCTGCCGGAAAAATTTTAAAAATGCAAAAGTTTATGCAGTCCGTAAATGTCAAGGATGCGGAAGCCTTATACGAAAAAATTAAAAAATTAAATTCCGCATCTCAAATAAAAACAGAGGTACAAAAAGCATTGGAGAAATATTATGCCGAAAACTAA
- the der gene encoding ribosome biogenesis GTPase Der, with product MPKTKDEIIDEENISSDGSEFSHQKKYKNIPLIAIVGRPNVGKSTLFNRFLRKRRSITDPTPGVTRDPVEAQAIINGLPVMLVDTGGFKLTRSGDKFEDTIDELVMEKTISTLKKADRILLLLDAGLATAEDEEFIQFLRPYFNKLVVAVNKTEGGRLMAEACNYYSYGFKSLTCISAEHGDNISELAEELTTGLDFSKVEELEEDDTIRITIVGKPNTGKSTLANYLTGSSASIISNVAGTTRDIVEGEFSYKNKKFLIQDTAGIRRKAKVNEDIEYYSVVRAIKSMDNADIVFHLIDVQEGLTEQDKKIIVQATNRGLGVIFVLNKWDLMEQTKKAFKDEEERIKVMFGKMDYAPVLAISANEGTGIKELLNTAVKMFEQLNKKIETSALNIALKDWLQAAPPPQGRQTAFTFKYIVQTGSRPPEFLLFSNRPDYVTESYMRYIQNKIRSDLGFEMIPILLKVKGSRKRWEERL from the coding sequence ATGCCGAAAACTAAAGATGAAATTATTGATGAAGAAAATATAAGTTCAGATGGCTCGGAATTTTCTCATCAAAAAAAATATAAAAACATTCCTCTGATAGCCATTGTAGGCCGACCCAATGTCGGCAAGTCTACATTGTTTAACCGCTTTTTAAGAAAGCGCCGTTCCATTACCGATCCGACTCCCGGCGTAACCCGCGATCCTGTTGAAGCACAGGCGATTATAAACGGCCTTCCTGTCATGCTTGTCGATACGGGCGGCTTTAAACTTACAAGGAGCGGCGATAAATTTGAAGATACGATAGATGAACTTGTTATGGAAAAAACTATTTCCACTTTAAAAAAAGCCGACAGGATTTTGCTTCTTCTCGATGCAGGTCTTGCAACTGCGGAAGACGAAGAGTTTATTCAATTTTTACGGCCATATTTTAATAAGCTGGTTGTTGCCGTAAATAAGACCGAGGGCGGAAGACTCATGGCGGAGGCTTGCAACTATTACTCTTACGGCTTTAAATCCTTGACCTGCATAAGTGCCGAGCACGGCGATAATATTTCGGAGCTGGCTGAAGAGTTGACAACCGGTCTTGATTTTAGCAAGGTAGAAGAACTTGAAGAAGATGATACAATAAGAATTACGATTGTCGGTAAACCCAATACGGGAAAGTCAACATTGGCAAATTATCTTACAGGTTCTTCCGCTTCGATAATTTCAAATGTTGCAGGAACTACCCGCGATATTGTTGAGGGCGAATTTTCTTATAAAAATAAAAAATTTCTTATTCAGGATACTGCGGGAATAAGGCGCAAGGCAAAGGTCAATGAAGATATAGAATATTATTCCGTAGTGCGTGCAATTAAAAGCATGGACAATGCCGATATAGTTTTTCATCTGATAGATGTTCAAGAAGGCTTAACCGAGCAGGATAAAAAAATTATAGTGCAGGCTACTAACCGCGGCCTCGGCGTTATCTTTGTTTTAAATAAATGGGATTTGATGGAGCAAACAAAAAAAGCTTTTAAGGATGAAGAAGAACGCATAAAGGTTATGTTCGGCAAAATGGATTATGCTCCCGTACTCGCTATTTCGGCAAATGAGGGGACGGGGATTAAAGAGCTTTTAAACACGGCCGTCAAAATGTTCGAGCAGCTAAATAAAAAAATAGAAACATCGGCTCTAAACATTGCCTTAAAAGATTGGCTTCAGGCTGCTCCTCCTCCGCAAGGCCGCCAAACAGCCTTTACATTTAAGTACATTGTGCAGACAGGTTCCCGTCCGCCGGAATTTTTGTTATTCTCAAACAGGCCCGATTATGTAACCGAGTCTTATATGAGGTATATTCAAAATAAAATCAGAAGCGATTTGGGTTTTGAAATGATTCCCATCTTGCTTAAAGTTAAGGGAAGCCGAAAACGCTGGGAAGAAAGGCTTTAG
- a CDS encoding MerR family transcriptional regulator, translated as MKGFSIGEVEKITGIKSHTLRYWEDNIPILQPKKDLGGRRIYSSHDLGIIYRLDYLINKKKYTVEGAAAEIINQSAAQGSLTAKISELRDQLLDIYGIIREEKND; from the coding sequence ATGAAAGGGTTTTCGATAGGTGAAGTTGAAAAAATTACAGGAATAAAATCTCATACTTTAAGATACTGGGAAGACAATATTCCCATCTTGCAGCCTAAAAAAGATTTGGGCGGAAGGCGTATTTACAGCTCCCATGATTTGGGAATCATCTATCGGCTGGATTATTTAATAAATAAAAAAAAGTACACGGTTGAAGGAGCTGCTGCCGAAATAATAAATCAAAGTGCAGCCCAAGGCTCCCTTACGGCTAAAATATCCGAGCTTAGGGATCAGCTTTTAGATATTTACGGAATTATACGGGAAGAAAAAAATGACTGA
- a CDS encoding small ribosomal subunit Rsm22 family protein: protein MTEQNKPFYEKFVKKNEAKIHHQKKKEIDENLNKEKRSEKKNNREEFPVKIVKTKNTGKNIFKENDEDTKALLNSFDLIIKDALKLSSKQTASVPKDIRILFHELTNERGSRKVNYLNNPVKLTAYIYHYMWWNLVRISKLIGNLDFDLKDGDIIADFGCGPMTLMCAFWIAKPELRSKKLHWYCADISGKALAAGEALFNSLFAFTNQNAGIEQTSNWKLTKLNGSFGLPLKEKVNLFVSANMFNEIFWDSSIKIEGEAERAAKTIQHYLQKNGAALIIEPGIPLAGEFVSALRKNFIEKKYKIISPCPHVEICPIPGRKTAEQNNIKYPIASDKWCHFSFYADDAPPKLVELSEAARLEKTRASLSFIYCRGEEKKEKPIEYKNEKKEKQSDLENEKKDFLARISSEIIKLGDGKIGRYACSEKGFLLLTEKKSSRSKLKEYVDGSLIKIENEKINRFFHDRKTGALIIRV from the coding sequence ATGACTGAACAAAATAAACCATTTTACGAAAAGTTTGTAAAGAAGAATGAGGCAAAAATTCATCATCAAAAAAAGAAAGAAATTGATGAAAACCTGAACAAAGAAAAGAGGTCTGAAAAGAAAAACAATAGGGAAGAGTTTCCGGTAAAGATTGTAAAGACAAAAAATACCGGCAAAAATATTTTTAAAGAAAATGATGAAGATACAAAGGCTCTTTTAAATTCCTTTGACTTAATAATAAAGGATGCTCTAAAACTTTCTTCAAAACAAACTGCTTCGGTTCCAAAGGATATCCGTATCCTATTCCATGAGCTTACAAATGAAAGAGGCTCGCGAAAAGTAAATTACCTAAACAATCCCGTAAAATTAACGGCCTATATTTACCACTATATGTGGTGGAACTTGGTGCGTATTTCAAAATTGATAGGTAATCTTGATTTTGATTTAAAGGACGGAGACATAATTGCAGACTTCGGCTGCGGGCCTATGACTCTTATGTGTGCTTTTTGGATTGCCAAGCCTGAATTGCGCTCAAAAAAACTTCATTGGTATTGTGCCGATATTTCGGGGAAGGCTTTGGCGGCAGGAGAAGCTTTGTTTAATTCTCTTTTTGCTTTTACAAATCAAAATGCCGGAATAGAACAAACATCGAATTGGAAGCTTACAAAATTAAACGGCAGCTTCGGTCTTCCGTTAAAAGAAAAGGTAAACCTTTTTGTAAGTGCAAATATGTTTAATGAAATATTTTGGGATTCTTCAATTAAGATTGAAGGTGAAGCTGAAAGAGCTGCAAAAACAATTCAGCATTATCTTCAAAAGAACGGAGCAGCCTTGATAATTGAGCCCGGCATCCCTCTTGCAGGCGAGTTCGTTTCGGCCTTGCGTAAAAACTTTATCGAAAAAAAATATAAAATTATTTCTCCCTGTCCCCATGTAGAAATCTGTCCCATACCAGGGAGAAAAACGGCTGAACAAAACAATATAAAATATCCTATAGCCTCGGATAAATGGTGCCATTTTTCTTTTTATGCGGATGATGCTCCTCCAAAACTTGTTGAGCTTTCTGAAGCTGCAAGACTTGAAAAGACTAGGGCAAGTCTTTCTTTTATATATTGCAGAGGCGAAGAAAAAAAGGAAAAGCCGATTGAGTATAAAAATGAAAAAAAAGAAAAGCAGTCTGACCTTGAAAATGAAAAAAAAGACTTCCTTGCACGCATAAGCTCCGAAATAATAAAGCTTGGCGATGGAAAGATCGGCCGTTATGCCTGTTCCGAAAAAGGTTTTTTACTCTTAACCGAAAAAAAAAGCTCTCGGTCAAAGCTTAAAGAATATGTAGACGGCTCTCTTATAAAAATTGAAAACGAAAAAATAAACCGGTTCTTCCATGACAGAAAAACCGGTGCTTTGATTATTCGAGTTTAA
- a CDS encoding peptidase U32 family protein: MDIELLAPAGNTEALDAAVNEGADAVYLGLKTFNARMRSSNFAWSQFEAAVDSLHKRNKKVYVTVNTVLTQEETEKMYRFLKYLASVSPDGIIVQDLGIVQMAKTHFPKLKLHASTQMNIASAKAANALSRFGISRVVLARELSLKEIEAVNLNTSCELEVFVHGALCVCQSGLCMFSSYLGGKSANRGMCAQACRRLYTAHTPQGDKDGYYFSPHDLQLIDYVPDLIKAGVASFKIEGRMKSAEYVGTVVSAYRHVIDNWEKNKKEAVETGRRILAGDFARKKTSFLFVSSKAEEILNPNQAGGTGIFLGTIDKTAQFKIKEVEGKTKEEPMRKVHYVLLKGGSYTPDFGDSIRLHTKDDRGRESWKIQDIRIEKSSSQKTGSGEKVWVQVPADFGIGDSVYLLQTKSMSKRYAPVLPKTLSSFRKRPGDDKLPELKLYPEGNPAGNINENVKAGAKNKQDDKRAKKILSKSNIDIFPDGFYVQVSSVSSLHTILSDKPVRVIINLNEDTREALAGTGKSGKALPFSKREIFISLDPFMGQAESDELEIYLLDLIEKGYTQFVINNPAHITMLKNKNLNLVAGPYLYGFNRWAVKWLQENNILKFISPIENSQKNLEEVYAPGMRKQVLLPVFAYPALFRMRFTLPKTYDFLYFSDKQGEAFKTFSTPSASFVLPEKPFSITDRVGALEKKGFDKFLLDFSHTEIERSEYRHIVNSCRKGIFLEDTSRFNWKEGFYDPIKIEARKQK, translated from the coding sequence ATGGACATAGAACTTTTAGCTCCGGCAGGGAATACTGAGGCCCTTGATGCTGCCGTAAACGAAGGAGCCGATGCCGTATATTTAGGCTTAAAAACTTTTAATGCGCGTATGCGTTCCTCCAATTTTGCATGGAGCCAATTTGAAGCAGCCGTAGACAGCCTCCACAAGCGGAATAAAAAGGTCTATGTTACCGTTAATACGGTTTTAACCCAAGAAGAAACCGAAAAGATGTACCGCTTTTTAAAATACCTTGCTTCCGTTTCTCCTGACGGAATCATTGTTCAAGATTTAGGTATAGTCCAAATGGCTAAAACACACTTTCCAAAATTAAAGCTTCACGCCTCAACCCAGATGAATATAGCCTCGGCCAAGGCTGCAAATGCTTTAAGCCGATTCGGAATATCAAGGGTTGTTTTAGCAAGAGAGCTTTCACTAAAAGAAATTGAAGCGGTCAACTTAAACACTTCCTGCGAGCTTGAGGTTTTTGTGCACGGCGCTCTCTGCGTCTGCCAATCGGGGCTTTGTATGTTTTCTTCATACCTCGGAGGAAAATCGGCAAACCGCGGAATGTGTGCCCAAGCCTGCCGAAGACTTTACACGGCCCACACACCTCAAGGTGACAAAGACGGCTATTATTTTTCTCCCCATGACTTGCAGCTCATCGATTATGTTCCCGACCTTATAAAAGCGGGAGTTGCCTCCTTTAAAATTGAAGGAAGAATGAAAAGTGCGGAATATGTAGGAACGGTAGTTTCAGCCTACCGCCATGTAATCGACAACTGGGAAAAGAATAAAAAGGAAGCCGTCGAAACAGGCCGCCGCATCCTGGCCGGAGACTTTGCCCGAAAAAAGACAAGCTTTTTATTTGTTTCGTCAAAGGCTGAGGAAATATTAAACCCGAATCAGGCGGGCGGCACAGGTATTTTTTTAGGAACGATAGACAAAACCGCCCAATTTAAGATTAAAGAAGTTGAAGGGAAAACAAAGGAAGAGCCCATGCGCAAGGTTCACTATGTGCTTTTAAAAGGCGGCTCCTATACCCCCGATTTTGGGGATTCGATTCGGCTTCATACAAAGGATGACCGAGGCAGGGAAAGCTGGAAGATTCAAGACATAAGGATTGAAAAATCCTCTTCACAAAAAACCGGTTCGGGCGAAAAAGTATGGGTTCAGGTCCCTGCCGATTTCGGCATAGGCGACAGCGTCTACCTTTTGCAGACTAAAAGCATGAGCAAACGTTATGCTCCGGTGCTGCCCAAAACTTTGAGTTCTTTTAGAAAAAGGCCCGGAGACGACAAACTTCCCGAACTTAAACTCTATCCCGAAGGGAACCCTGCCGGAAACATTAATGAAAATGTAAAGGCAGGGGCAAAAAACAAACAGGACGACAAGCGGGCTAAAAAGATTTTGAGTAAATCCAATATCGATATCTTCCCTGACGGCTTCTATGTCCAAGTATCTTCTGTAAGCAGTCTCCACACTATTCTTTCCGACAAACCTGTGCGAGTCATTATAAACCTAAACGAAGATACAAGAGAAGCCTTAGCCGGCACCGGAAAAAGCGGCAAAGCACTCCCCTTCTCAAAACGGGAAATCTTTATTTCCCTCGATCCTTTTATGGGGCAGGCCGAAAGCGATGAGCTTGAAATCTATCTTTTAGACCTCATCGAAAAGGGCTATACTCAATTTGTAATCAATAATCCTGCTCACATTACGATGCTGAAAAATAAAAATCTAAACCTTGTTGCCGGCCCATATCTTTACGGCTTTAACCGATGGGCTGTAAAATGGCTTCAAGAAAATAATATTTTAAAGTTTATATCCCCAATCGAAAACTCTCAAAAAAACCTTGAAGAGGTTTATGCTCCAGGTATGAGAAAACAGGTACTGCTCCCCGTTTTTGCCTATCCTGCCCTCTTTAGAATGAGGTTTACGCTTCCAAAAACTTATGATTTCTTGTATTTTTCCGATAAACAAGGAGAGGCCTTCAAGACTTTTTCAACACCGTCCGCTTCATTTGTACTGCCGGAAAAACCTTTTTCAATAACCGACCGCGTTGGAGCCCTCGAAAAGAAAGGTTTTGATAAGTTCCTTCTCGATTTTTCTCACACGGAAATCGAACGCAGTGAGTACAGACACATTGTAAACTCATGCAGGAAGGGAATCTTTCTGGAAGACACTTCACGTTTCAACTGGAAAGAAGGATTTTATGATCCTATAAAAATTGAGGCAAGAAAACAAAAGTAA